In the genome of Nocardioides sp. NBC_00368, the window CAGGAGGGACATACCCATGACGCAGTACACGCTCGAAGCCACGGTGCGCCGCCCCTATGACGAGACCGTCGAGGCAGTGCGCGGAGAACTCGCGACTGCCGGATTCGGCATCCTCACCGAGATCGATCTGAAGGCGACGCTGAAGGCGAAGCTCGACGTCGACGTCCCGCCCCAGGTCATCCTGGGGGCCTGCCGTCCCCAGTTGGCTCATCAGGCTCTGCAGGCAGATCCGTCGATCGCCGCGCTGTTGCCCTGCAACGTCGTCGTCCGGGCCGTCGACGACACC includes:
- a CDS encoding DUF302 domain-containing protein, which translates into the protein MTQYTLEATVRRPYDETVEAVRGELATAGFGILTEIDLKATLKAKLDVDVPPQVILGACRPQLAHQALQADPSIAALLPCNVVVRAVDDTTTVVEAFDPDTMMSIAGEAGDTLRAVATDARQRLTAALAALEDN